Proteins encoded together in one Solirubrobacterales bacterium window:
- a CDS encoding ABC transporter substrate-binding protein — protein sequence MREGLDRHPARVAWLIAAGLIMAMVGVGCGDDDNGGGGEELQSVGKGEGKLALLAWVGYVEDGSTSSKVDWVTPFEKQTGCQTSVKVFNTSDEAVQLMRTGQYDGVSASGNGSARLVDGGDVDPVNVDLVPNYETVFDDLKDQPYNTFDGTHYGIPHGRGANLLVWNTDDVTPGPKSWDVILDPNKAANYKGQISVYDDPIYIADAAVYLKAHQPDLGIENPYELNEEQFNAAVDLLKQQHPNVGEYWTNALKQITSYTNGDVVVGTSWQYQYFTLLADGQPVAASPASQGFVPDEGATGWSDTWMISSQAEHPNCMYKWMDWVISPQVNAEIAQWFGEAPAQSKSCETSTLTAAAKNIGLAPDPKFCDNYHAADPAFWERVYYWNTPVSDCATVDQKAHSDQAGSGDDCKDYNDWLQAWTQIKG from the coding sequence GTGAGAGAAGGGCTCGACCGCCATCCAGCAAGGGTGGCTTGGCTGATCGCCGCCGGCCTGATCATGGCCATGGTGGGCGTCGGCTGCGGAGACGATGACAACGGAGGCGGTGGCGAGGAGCTTCAGAGCGTCGGCAAGGGCGAGGGCAAGCTGGCCCTGCTCGCCTGGGTGGGGTACGTCGAAGATGGCTCCACGTCCTCGAAGGTCGACTGGGTGACGCCGTTCGAGAAACAAACAGGCTGCCAGACGAGCGTCAAGGTCTTCAATACCTCGGACGAGGCCGTGCAGCTGATGCGGACCGGTCAGTACGACGGCGTCTCGGCTTCCGGCAACGGATCGGCGCGCCTCGTGGATGGCGGCGACGTCGACCCCGTCAACGTCGACCTTGTCCCGAACTACGAGACGGTGTTCGATGACCTCAAGGATCAGCCCTACAACACCTTCGACGGGACCCACTACGGGATCCCGCACGGGCGTGGGGCCAACCTGCTGGTCTGGAACACCGACGACGTCACGCCGGGGCCGAAGTCCTGGGACGTCATCCTCGATCCCAACAAGGCCGCGAATTACAAGGGCCAGATCAGCGTCTACGACGATCCGATCTACATCGCCGACGCGGCCGTGTACCTGAAGGCGCACCAGCCCGACCTCGGAATCGAGAACCCGTACGAGCTCAACGAGGAGCAGTTCAACGCCGCGGTGGACCTGCTCAAGCAGCAGCATCCGAACGTTGGCGAGTATTGGACCAACGCGCTGAAGCAGATCACGTCCTACACGAACGGTGACGTCGTGGTGGGCACCTCGTGGCAGTACCAGTACTTCACGTTGCTGGCTGACGGCCAGCCGGTTGCCGCCAGCCCCGCCTCACAGGGGTTCGTCCCGGATGAGGGTGCGACCGGGTGGTCTGACACCTGGATGATCAGCTCCCAGGCCGAGCACCCGAATTGCATGTACAAGTGGATGGACTGGGTGATCTCGCCCCAGGTCAACGCGGAGATCGCGCAGTGGTTCGGCGAGGCTCCGGCGCAGAGCAAGTCGTGCGAGACCTCGACGCTCACCGCCGCTGCGAAGAACATCGGGTTGGCGCCAGACCCGAAGTTCTGCGACAACTACCACGCGGCAGACCCCGCGTTCTGGGAGCGCGTCTACTACTGGAACACGCCGGTGAGCGATTGCGCGACGGTCGACCAGAAGGCGCATTCGGACCAGGCCGGCAGCGGTGACGACTGCAAGGACTACAACGATTGGCTCCAGGCCTGGACCCAGATCAAGGGGTGA